One region of Astyanax mexicanus isolate ESR-SI-001 chromosome 15, AstMex3_surface, whole genome shotgun sequence genomic DNA includes:
- the kctd17 gene encoding BTB/POZ domain-containing protein KCTD5 isoform X1, whose translation MAAEEKRKTALQAVPESAPALPALSNHNSNNNNNNNNNKDSEASEGAASTATAAPVEASGAENSLAGGGCGGKGASGGNGNGKWVRLNVGGTVFLTTRQTLLKEQTSFLYRLCQQQDLHSDTDETGAYVIDRDPTYFGPILNYLRHGKLVYNKELAEEGVLEEAEFYNITPLIKLIKERILERDCKASQQVPPKHVYRVLQCQEEELTQMVSTMSDGWKFEQVSVRACRKPRPGLLWTMVNIGSSYSYGTEDQAEFLCVVSKELHTSGSGLGTEQSHKTKTSETQEEEGAKEEQGEQQEEERERNASPNEWIRD comes from the exons ATGGCTGCGGAGGAGAAACGGAAAACGGCGCTTCAGGCTGTACCGGAAAGCGCTCCTGCTCTTCCAGCGCTTAGCAACcataacagcaacaacaacaacaataacaacaacaacaaagacaGTGAGGCGAGCGAAGGGGCGGCATCCACCGCCACGGCGGCGCCCGTTGAGGCGAGCGGCGCGGAGAACAGCCTTGCGGGCGGCGGCTGCGGCGGCAAGGGGGCTAGCGGGGGGAACGGAAACGGCAAGTGGGTCCGGCTGAACGTGGGCGGCACGGTGTTTCTGACCACACGGCAGACGCTGCTGAAGGAGCAGACCTCGTTTCTGTACCGCCTGTGCCAGCAGCAGGACCTCCATTCTGACACG GATGAAACGGGCGCCTACGTGATCGACAGAGACCCGACGTATTTCGGTCCTATACTCAACTACCTTCGGCATGGGAAGCTAGTGTACAACAAGGAACTGGCTGAAGAAG GTGTCTTGGAAGAGGCGGAATTCTACAACATAACtccattaataaaattaattaaagagAGGATCCTAGAACGGGACTGTAAAGCCTCCCAG CAGGTACCGCCGAAGCACGTGTACAGGGTGTTGCAGTGCCAGGAGGAAGAGCTGACCCAGATGGTGTCCACCATGTCGGACGGCTGGAAGTTTGAGCAGGTCAGCGTGCGCGCCTGCCGAAAGCCCCGCCCCGGACTGCTCTGGACT ATGGTGAACATCGGCTCGTCCTACAGCTACGGTACTGAGGACCAGGCTGAATTTCTCTGTGTTGTGTCCAAAGAGCTGCACACATCTGGCAGTGGTCTGGGTACTGAGCAGAGCCACAAGACTAAG ACATCAGAGACTCAGGAGGAGGAAGGAGCAAAGGAGGAGCAGggcgagcagcaggaggaggagagagagagaaatgccaGCCCCAATGAGTGGATTAGAGATTAG
- the kctd17 gene encoding BTB/POZ domain-containing protein KCTD5 isoform X3, whose amino-acid sequence MAAEEKRKTALQAVPESAPALPALSNHNSNNNNNNNNNKDSEASEGAASTATAAPVEASGAENSLAGGGCGGKGASGGNGNGKWVRLNVGGTVFLTTRQTLLKEQTSFLYRLCQQQDLHSDTDETGAYVIDRDPTYFGPILNYLRHGKLVYNKELAEEGVLEEAEFYNITPLIKLIKERILERDCKASQQVPPKHVYRVLQCQEEELTQMVSTMSDGWKFEQVSVRACRKPRPGLLWTMVNIGSSYSYGTEDQAEFLCVVSKELHTSGSGLGTEQSHKTKLFQIHGSRM is encoded by the exons ATGGCTGCGGAGGAGAAACGGAAAACGGCGCTTCAGGCTGTACCGGAAAGCGCTCCTGCTCTTCCAGCGCTTAGCAACcataacagcaacaacaacaacaataacaacaacaacaaagacaGTGAGGCGAGCGAAGGGGCGGCATCCACCGCCACGGCGGCGCCCGTTGAGGCGAGCGGCGCGGAGAACAGCCTTGCGGGCGGCGGCTGCGGCGGCAAGGGGGCTAGCGGGGGGAACGGAAACGGCAAGTGGGTCCGGCTGAACGTGGGCGGCACGGTGTTTCTGACCACACGGCAGACGCTGCTGAAGGAGCAGACCTCGTTTCTGTACCGCCTGTGCCAGCAGCAGGACCTCCATTCTGACACG GATGAAACGGGCGCCTACGTGATCGACAGAGACCCGACGTATTTCGGTCCTATACTCAACTACCTTCGGCATGGGAAGCTAGTGTACAACAAGGAACTGGCTGAAGAAG GTGTCTTGGAAGAGGCGGAATTCTACAACATAACtccattaataaaattaattaaagagAGGATCCTAGAACGGGACTGTAAAGCCTCCCAG CAGGTACCGCCGAAGCACGTGTACAGGGTGTTGCAGTGCCAGGAGGAAGAGCTGACCCAGATGGTGTCCACCATGTCGGACGGCTGGAAGTTTGAGCAGGTCAGCGTGCGCGCCTGCCGAAAGCCCCGCCCCGGACTGCTCTGGACT ATGGTGAACATCGGCTCGTCCTACAGCTACGGTACTGAGGACCAGGCTGAATTTCTCTGTGTTGTGTCCAAAGAGCTGCACACATCTGGCAGTGGTCTGGGTACTGAGCAGAGCCACAAGACTAAG CTTTTCCAGATTCATGGATCTCGGATGTAG
- the kctd17 gene encoding BTB/POZ domain-containing protein KCTD5 isoform X2, with protein MAAEEKRKTALQAVPESAPALPALSNHNSNNNNNNNNNKDSEASEGAASTATAAPVEASGAENSLAGGGCGGKGASGGNGNGKWVRLNVGGTVFLTTRQTLLKEQTSFLYRLCQQQDLHSDTDETGAYVIDRDPTYFGPILNYLRHGKLVYNKELAEEGVLEEAEFYNITPLIKLIKERILERDCKASQQVPPKHVYRVLQCQEEELTQMVSTMSDGWKFEQMVNIGSSYSYGTEDQAEFLCVVSKELHTSGSGLGTEQSHKTKTSETQEEEGAKEEQGEQQEEERERNASPNEWIRD; from the exons ATGGCTGCGGAGGAGAAACGGAAAACGGCGCTTCAGGCTGTACCGGAAAGCGCTCCTGCTCTTCCAGCGCTTAGCAACcataacagcaacaacaacaacaataacaacaacaacaaagacaGTGAGGCGAGCGAAGGGGCGGCATCCACCGCCACGGCGGCGCCCGTTGAGGCGAGCGGCGCGGAGAACAGCCTTGCGGGCGGCGGCTGCGGCGGCAAGGGGGCTAGCGGGGGGAACGGAAACGGCAAGTGGGTCCGGCTGAACGTGGGCGGCACGGTGTTTCTGACCACACGGCAGACGCTGCTGAAGGAGCAGACCTCGTTTCTGTACCGCCTGTGCCAGCAGCAGGACCTCCATTCTGACACG GATGAAACGGGCGCCTACGTGATCGACAGAGACCCGACGTATTTCGGTCCTATACTCAACTACCTTCGGCATGGGAAGCTAGTGTACAACAAGGAACTGGCTGAAGAAG GTGTCTTGGAAGAGGCGGAATTCTACAACATAACtccattaataaaattaattaaagagAGGATCCTAGAACGGGACTGTAAAGCCTCCCAG CAGGTACCGCCGAAGCACGTGTACAGGGTGTTGCAGTGCCAGGAGGAAGAGCTGACCCAGATGGTGTCCACCATGTCGGACGGCTGGAAGTTTGAGCAG ATGGTGAACATCGGCTCGTCCTACAGCTACGGTACTGAGGACCAGGCTGAATTTCTCTGTGTTGTGTCCAAAGAGCTGCACACATCTGGCAGTGGTCTGGGTACTGAGCAGAGCCACAAGACTAAG ACATCAGAGACTCAGGAGGAGGAAGGAGCAAAGGAGGAGCAGggcgagcagcaggaggaggagagagagagaaatgccaGCCCCAATGAGTGGATTAGAGATTAG